The sequence TGGTGGAAGTGATGAACAAAAGCAGTAAGAAGAACTTACTGAAAGCATCCATACTGGAAAAGGTACAAGTGAGATCTGATTTCCAGCAGAGTGTGTCACAACTGTTTAATGCCAAATTGGGGCGCTTTGTCGATGAGCTCAGCCATGCCATCAAAAATAAATTTCAGGTGCTTCTGAAGGATTATTATTCTCTTAGCAGTGATTCGGTTAGTGACCGTTTGGTAGAGCCAGTGGTTTTCTCTAATAATTTTGAGTCGGTCTACGCGTTGGAAGTGGCCAGTAGGGAGATGAAAATGTTTAAGTTGGAGCGAATCGCTGAGCTAAAGGTGACCAGTAAGCACCATCTCTTTGAACAATTGCATGAGCCGCTGGAACAAGGACTTTTCGGATTTACGGGGAAAGATCAGTTTAAAGTGCGGCTAAGGTTATCGAAGAAGGCTTATCAGCTGCTGATTGAGGAACACCCGGATGCCAAACCATACACCTATTCCAAAGCAAACAATACGTATTATTTAGAAAGGGAAGTTCCCGAATTACCTGGGATTGGTCGTTTTGTGCTGGGATTACCGGGGGAGATTTACGTTGAAAAAGGGGAAGAGCTGAAAGCTTATCTGGAACAACAAATGAAAAAGGCTGAAAACATGTTTTCAGCCTTTGAACAGGATAAAGTATAACTTGTGGTAGTTTACTTTAGCTGGATTAATTTAATCATATTGCTGCCGTTGTGTCTAAAGACACCTGTTACATTTTGATCTGTTTCCAAAGATGCATCCAAATCCTCGCAGAGGGTGGAGCATACGATGGGGATTTCTCCTAACATTTTGTAGCCAAGTTCCACATTTCCGAATGCCAACGTAGCAGGTTGGAAATCCAATGATTTTAGTGGTAGCTCAAACGTCGCATTGGGGCTTACCTGATCTTTGGAGGTCGTAGAAAGGTGGGTGTACGAAGTATGGTAATGATCTGTTGCTTCGTTAAATACCTGTGCTTTACGAATTTTTATTTCATAATTGTACCCCATTTGGAAATTAAATCCTTCAATGGCATCCAAGGGGATTACCTCCCATTCATCAGTGCCCTTCTGATGCGAAAATTGCACTTTAAGGAATAACGAAGCATTTCCTGCTTCATTGTTTTCCACCACAGGATAATGCTTTATGGAGATAGATTCTTCTTTCTCAGGGAGTTCGTTAACACATCCAGAAAAGGCCGTACACAGGCCACATAAAAGAAGGATAGGCTGCCAGGTAAACTTAAATTTCATTTTCAATAAATAATTGATGGTAGTTTTAATTGAGTTTGTGCTCAGGGTATTACAATTAGAGTGCCATCAAAAAATAGAGGAGGCTGTCTCATAAATAAATAATCCGTCATCACGAGCGGAGTGAAGTGATCTTGTTGTGCTTTCATTACACGTATGACGAGATTGCTTCTTCCGATATTCACCGGAATAGCAATGACGAGGACTTATGAGACAACCTCTGCTAAAATGATAAACTCCCCATGTAATTCAGTTTTTCTATTTAACGTCCTAGGAGGTGTTGGAGAAAATCTCCATCCGTAATCAGCTAACGTTGAAAGGAAAATAATGCCTTCTCTATGAATCTTGTTTAATGGTATGGTAAGAATTTTTATATTCAGGAATTACTTAAACCATAATTTATGAAAAGATTAATACTTTTAATGCTAGCAGGGATGTGCTTTACCGTTTGGGCGGCACAAGCCCAGCAAATGCTCCATTCAGATTCTTCCGCTGTTTCATCGCATCAGGTGACCATTAAAGGGAAAAGGGTTCCCTATACAGCCACTGTCGGCACCCAGCCCGTTTGGGATAAGAAAGGGAAAGAAGTGGCCTATCTTTTTTATACGTATTACCAGCGCAGTGATGTAGAAGACAAGACCAACAGGCCGTTGGTGGTTTCTTTTAACGGTGGGCCTGGGTCAGCCTCTATTTGGATGCATATTGCCTATACAGGTCCCGTTTTGTTGAATATTGATGAAGAGGGAAACCCAGTTCAGCCGTATGGATACCGTGAAAATCCGCATTCCATCCTTGACGTGGCAGATATCGTGTATGTAGATCCTGTCAATACTGGATATTCCAGGATTACGGATAAGGAGGCCGACCGTTCCCAATTCTTTGGGGTAAATGCAGATGTCAATTACCTTGCAGAATGGGTAAGGACTTTTGTCACGC comes from Echinicola vietnamensis DSM 17526 and encodes:
- a CDS encoding helix-turn-helix transcriptional regulator, with amino-acid sequence MGKTKSVEQQKILRVFKLINLLRSNIGKSANSLAEILGTDRRTVYRYFQLLRELGFQVEREYGKFKITDRVEYSKNTFYGTFSDDEAAYLVEVMNKSSKKNLLKASILEKVQVRSDFQQSVSQLFNAKLGRFVDELSHAIKNKFQVLLKDYYSLSSDSVSDRLVEPVVFSNNFESVYALEVASREMKMFKLERIAELKVTSKHHLFEQLHEPLEQGLFGFTGKDQFKVRLRLSKKAYQLLIEEHPDAKPYTYSKANNTYYLEREVPELPGIGRFVLGLPGEIYVEKGEELKAYLEQQMKKAENMFSAFEQDKV
- a CDS encoding DUF4377 domain-containing protein gives rise to the protein MKFKFTWQPILLLCGLCTAFSGCVNELPEKEESISIKHYPVVENNEAGNASLFLKVQFSHQKGTDEWEVIPLDAIEGFNFQMGYNYEIKIRKAQVFNEATDHYHTSYTHLSTTSKDQVSPNATFELPLKSLDFQPATLAFGNVELGYKMLGEIPIVCSTLCEDLDASLETDQNVTGVFRHNGSNMIKLIQLK